The following DNA comes from Sulfuriferula thiophila.
TGCAGCAATTGCCGCGCATTCTGAAAATCACCACGCCAGAGCAATGCTGTGCCTTCACAGGCCAGGCGGTAGGCGGTGTCTGCCGCCATAGTGTCATCGGTGATGACGATGCGCTTGGGCGGCGGTGTTTTGTTTTCGGAGTGCCAGATAGCCGAGCAGGGCTTACCCGCTTCTATCCAGTTGATAATGGCTTCAGTCATGGGGTTTTCCTATGTTTTCTGCTTTGCCGAGGGCAACGCGGTATGCTTCCAGTTTTGCTTCGTAGTTGTCCGCATCACCATAATCCAGGAAATAAGCGTAGCGTGAGTGTGAGCCCAGTACTTTGCGAGCGTGTTTGATCGGGCAGAAGTATTCCTCGGTTCTGGCGATGACTTCCCTGATATAAGCGATCACGCCATTTGCGTATTCGCAATAAGTGCAATGGAATTTCTCGACGAAGTTGAGGTATTGCAGTTGGCTGCGGTCGAAGATGACGAAATCGGCACGGCGTACTTTGGCAATTTTATAGATAGGGAAACAGCTAAACTGATAAAAACTGATTAATACATCAGTAAGAAACAGTGGAATGATCATGCTGTAAATGATGGGGCCAGTAATCAGATTCTGCGGACGGTTAGTGACCAGCCAGCGGAAAAAACCAAGTTTGAGCTTGCGGTGCGCCTGTTTGATGCTGCGTTCAAATTGGATATGTTTACCTTTGATTTCAAATAGTACCCGGGTTTCCTGTTCATGTAAGGCAGTACGCAATTCAGCGTCGAGAGAATTGATTTGTGCAAGCAAACTGAGAATCTTATCGTTCATGTAGTTCCCATACCGTAATGCCGGCGATTGAGTGAGGGTGGTTTGATCGGTTGGCGTTAATGCCTCAACTCGACAGATTGCTGTGATGTGCTATAAATAATTTAGGAGTTGAAACACGTATTAATATACGGTGATATTAACCATTGCATGGGAAGGAGAATATCATGCATATATCCATTTCCGATTTCATTATACATGTTGACGAGACGCTGACGCGTGAGCAGTTGGACAGGTTAGAAGCATCCATACGAGAACATAGTTGCGTTGTTAGTGCGGGTGCCCATGACCGGACACCGCATTTGATGCTGGTCGCTTATGACCCCGAATGTGTCGATACCAAAACCATACTGGCCAATGTGACCGGCCAGGGTTTTCGTGCAACTTCAATCGGTCTGTAGCAGC
Coding sequences within:
- a CDS encoding ATP-binding protein, which translates into the protein MHISISDFIIHVDETLTREQLDRLEASIREHSCVVSAGAHDRTPHLMLVAYDPECVDTKTILANVTGQGFRATSIGL